The nucleotide window GCAATTGATTGGTCTCGCGCATGTCGGTTATATCGTCGAAGATTTGCAATCGAGCATTGCCACGTTTAAGCGAATATATGGCATAGATGATCAAGATATCACGGTTTTTCCCGACTTTTCGCAGCACGATGCTGCAACACGATTTGCCTTTTTGGACCTAAAAGGTACTCAAGTGGAATTAATTCAGGCCTTGGCTGAGCCGTTTACCAGTTTGTTGGCGAATGCCAACAGCGGTGGCGGCGGTATAAACCACTTAGCTTGGCAAGTGGCGGATATTGATGCCTGTATGGCAATACTCGCAACGCAAGGCATCACGCCCGGTTATGTCACCCCTGATGGCATTGTCGATATGGGCGTCAAGAAAATGGTATACCTCGATCCGCATAGCATCGACGGCCATTATCTTGAATTGATTGAAGTAACAGCAACGCAGTAACAAAGGAGAGTGTTGATGGATATCAGCTTATTGGATAAATATGTGCCGTTAACCCGGATTCAACAGACCCATTTTAAGGTAAAGGATCAGGGCTGTTACGACTATACACTCAATCATCAAAGTACGGATTTACAAGAGCCTTGGCAAATTCTTGAAAATGGCGACATGCAAATTATTCGTAGTGTGCGTTATTCCCGTCAATATAAGGTGTTACTGGCGGTGAGTTGCCATATCACCAAGAGCACACAAACCATCGATCTAAGCTATCAAGAAGGTGATAACCCGGAAATTATCGCCCAATATAAAATCGATAAAGACGGCAATTGGCAAGTAAGCCAGAGTCATCCAGGAGATATATTTAAGCAGCAAGGGCACGACCCTGACTTGGTCATCTTTCCATTGTTGCGCATCTTCAGTGGCCAGATGCTAATCGATTGTAAGTTGCGAGGTCAGGCTAAGCGGCAAGTACTGATCCCAGATATTCGTCCCGAAAGTGGCTATAACGATAAACTAAAACCAAGTTTTGATATGCGCACCAGTAAAGCCAAAGGGGTGAATGGGCGCGGTCGTAAATTCCAGTTTATTAGTGAGCATTACCAAGAAGACAGTGCGCAATTTTATCTTAATGAACATGGCCAATTGGATTTTTATCAATGGCAACAAGCACCACAAAAACTGTGGCAGGTGACTTTGTGCAAAGCTGCGGTATCCGCTTAACTCACTAACGAAATTGGAATAATTCCTGATGAAAGTCGGCGCGTTTCATGCCGGCTTTACGCATGTCATTTTTGACGCTCTCACCAAATGGCGCTGGACCACAAAACCACACACTGGCGTGGTGCCATTCAGGCACCAGTTGCCGTATTTTTTCGGCGCTTAGCTTTTCTTGGATATACCAATGAATGGATACATTGGCCTTTTTAGCCAGTAGCTCAAGTTTACGTTGTATTCGTGCATTTTCATCAGACGCGCAAACAAACAAATCGATAGGTTTGGTGTCAGGGGAGTGCAGGCGGTCGCGCATTTTGGCGATAAATGGGGTAATGCCGATGCCTGCGCCAATCCAAATTTGCCGCGTACATTTGTCGTTAAAGTTGAAATCGCCATAGGGGCCTTCAACAACGACCGGCATATCCAGTTTTAACCAGCCGCGCAGTTGATTGGTCCAGTCGCCAAGCGCTTTAATGGTGAACACTAATTGCCTACGCTCAGCACACCAATCTGAGGAAATCGTATAGGGATGCGCACCTTCATGATTATTGGAGGTGAGAAAGGCAAATTGCCCAGCAATATGACCAGGCCAACCAGGTTGCATCTCGATGGTCGCTTCAATTACGCCCACATCATCATATGGGGTGAGTTTGATGATTTTGCCGGCGGTTTTTTTGCTGGCGCCGATTTTACCGAGCAGTGCGGCGATCGCGGCCAATGAACCGAGCAGCATAATCAGTCCATAGCCAAGGCCAAATGCGCTTAACCAGTAGTCTTCCTTTGTCAAAATGACGGAGTGAAAAACCAAAAGCAGATAGATCACCGAAATCCATTTATGGGTCTTTTTAAATAGGTGATAAGGAATCTTATCCATTAATGCGATGCTGACAAATAGGATTACAACATAGACGCCAATTTCGCCGATTGTTTTCGCGCTATCTCGTAGCTCCTGAGAAAACAGATGATCGCCATGAATTCGCGCCATTTGCTTGGTTTCAATAACCGCAAATAACCCCGACTTAGCAAGTAAGGGCGCAATGCCATCACCAAACCAATGCAATACGGCAAACACTAAAGCACTGATACCGAGCCATTTGTGCAGCCGATAAACTTTGTCCAAACCATCTAAGCAATGGTTGATGGTTGGTATCCGTAAACTCATGATGGTGACTACACTCATCAATAGTGTTGCCATCACCCCGGTGTATTGCATATAGGCGTGCTTAAATATTCTTACCGTCATTGGCGCATCGAAAGGGAATTCGCTGGTCAGCCAAAGTAAGGTAAAGCTGATGATTATCAGCCAATAGGCGATGTCTATTCTTTTCATATCCCCTCAATGACAATACCGTACTAGTAAACAATGAACATGGCTAAGTAAAGCCTAGATAGTAACCGGCAGCAGAGCAAGTCAGTGTTTCACTCGCGGCGAACAGGCAATCGTCAAGATAAAGGGAATGTTGAAAATTAGCGCTATAGCGTCAAAGCAGAAATAAAAAAGGCCAACCTGATGTTGACCTTTTGTGGCAAGTAATGTGTTATTACTTCATTGAGAATTCCATATCGAACTGGTATTTATCCGGTCGATATATGGCATATAAATGATCGAACAACTTGCCATCGGCGTCATACATGGAGCGATCTAACAACAAAAGTGGTCGCCCTGTTGGGATTTCCAAGACTAATGCGGTGTCCATATTCGATAACGTAGCGGTAACCGATTGTTGCACCTTATCAAGTTGGATACCGGCTTTGCGGAATATTTCCATGCGCGATGAGTTGTACAATGACTGTTCGCTATATAGTTCACCGATGTCACGGGTCCAACTGACGTAATAACCAAATGGTTGGCCATCACTCATACGTACCCGCACAGATTGAATCAGTTCTTCATCAGGACCAATACCAAATCGCTCTTGGATATCCAACGGTGGTACCGCCTTTTGGAAGGTGATTGAACGAACTTCGGTTTCTTGGCCAAGGGTTTTCAAGTTTTCTAATAAACCAGACAGTGGCGCTTTAAGCTGCTCTGCACGGTGTTTGTAGATAACATGCGATCCTTTACCGCGACGACGTGAGATATATCCTTCCTCGGCGAGCTCATCCATGGCGCGTTTTGCGGTGATTCGTGAAACTGAAAATGCTTCTGATAGCTGATGTTCGGTCGGCATTTTTTCGCCAAATGGGATTTCACCCAAATGGATTTTTTCTTTCAAGAACAGATATACCTGATGATACAGCGGGGTAGGTACATCCGACTTCAAGGCCTGACCTAAGCGAGGATCACTTAGTAACTCTTCAAATGTCATATTGATATATCTTCTTAATTCGTTATTAGCGCAACAGAAATCGAATCAGGCCCGTTAAGCGCTGAATTTCTGTCGATTTTATGTACGAGGGAATATAAACGCATAATGATATAATCACATTACAAATGCAACATTAATCAAGATGATTTATGTCATTTATCCCTGTTCTCTAGTCTGTTTTAATGTCAGTTAAAGGCCATTAAGAGCCTTCATGGTTTACGTAACACAAAGGGAATAGGTTTACCCTTTTGGAAAATTGAATGACTGAATATCTGGTTTTTAAGCTTTTACATCTACTTTTGTTTGTCTATTGGCTCGGTGGCGATCTCGGCACCTTTTATGCATCGCGTTTTGTCGCTAAACAAGGCCTGACGTCACAGCAGCGCAGTACCGCGTTGACTATTATGATGGGCGTTGATCAAGGACCGCGTATCTGCATGGCGCTTATCCTCGGTCCGGGCATGCAAATGGCTTATTCTTCTGGGTTAATTCAAATGCCGTTATGGGCTCTGGTATTGGTATGGCTGATATGCGCGCTATGGTTGGCCATGGTGTTAGCGATTCACTTTGGTCACGGCAAAGCGTTTGTGCAGCCGTTAACTAAGTTTGATTTTAATTTCCGCATAGCGGTGATTTTAGTTTGTCTGGCGGTGTGTGCTGAACATTGGCTAGCTCAATCGCCACAATATATTCAGGCGGGATATATTGCTTGGAAATTACTGTTCTTTGCCGCGTTAGTCGCCTGTGGTTTGGGTATTCGAGTGATGCTAAAACCTTTTATTCCGGCTTTTATGGAAATGATGAAAGACGGCCCAAATCCTGATGTTGATGGCCGGTTACAGAAATCTTTGGCTAAAGTTCGTCCCTTTGTCTACCTTATTTGGGTAGGCCTATTAGTGAACGCCGCTCTCGGCATGCATTTAATCACGCCTTAAAAGGATATCTTATGCGATTATTAAGCTCTGACTTTTCTCCCTATTCTACTCGTGTGCGCATTCAAATTCGCAAAAAATCGTTGCCTATCGACATTTGCGCACCGGAGCCAGCACTGCGAACTCCTGAGTTTCTCAACAAATATCCATTGGGTAAAATTCCGGTCTTAGAGCTTGATGATGGCCGTCATCTGGCGGAGTCTTGGACCATAATGCAGTACCTTGAACAGGTGTATCCCGAGGTGTCACTTAGCAGTGATGATGCATTTAGCGTTGCGCAAATGAGTCAAATTGGCCGCTATGCAGACTTACACCTTGGTCCATCGCTGTTTCCCATGTTTCGCGCGGTGTTGTTATCGCTTGAGCTAAATATTGACGACGAGGTCGCGGCAATAAAAGCGGAGCTTAATAAAGGTGACCGACTGCTAGCCGGGCAAGATCTAAATCGGTCAGTGAATATTGCTGATATCGCCTTGGCAACGACAATGTTTTTTACTCTAGAGACGCCCAAATTATTTAATATTAAAAATTTATTGGCTGATTACGATAATCTCAATGCTTGGTGGCAATGGGTGCAAAAAGACGCCGATGTGGCTTTAGGTATTGACGAGATGAATCGCGCATTTAAAGGCTTTGTTGCCGCCAGTAAACAGGCCTCATAAGTTGCAATAACCACGAATATAACCTTCTCCCAATAGGAAAAAGGCCGAACTCCAGTATAGGGTTCGGCCTTTTTTCTTGGCTATTTTTCTTGGCTATTTTTCTTAGCTATTTTTGTTAGCCATTTTCTAGGCCAATAGCAGGCACCATTTCAACTGTTCTGACCCCTTGAAAAGGCGCATTTTCAACTGTTCTGACCCCTTGAAATGCGTTTGTCGATGGTTATTGCTGGTTGCATGGCAATAAGCGCGCAAGCTACCAAGGCCATGGCAGAAATATTAATAACCAAGCCGTAATGGTCGTCACCTAACAACATGGCAGCGACCATAGGGCCAGAAGCCAAACCCATTTTTGAAGCGAAACCACCTAATGCCGCCATTTGTCCCGCTTTATCGAATTCAGAACACAAGCCAAATAGATAGGACAAGGCAAATGCCCAGGTGATGCCAATAACGACATTGGTGATCAGGTAGATACTTTCCACTTCACTGTAGTGCAATAACCAAGTACAGATGGCGGTGAGCATAACCGATAATAAAATAGGTAACGAGCGGCCAAACTTAGTCCCTATGATGATCACTAAGAACGAACCAAGCAGAGCAATCCAGCTCGCCATAGCAAGCGCCGGGCTCATAAAGTCAAGGCTAAGACCTTCTGCTTTACCTAATCCTATGACATAGGCAAATAAGCCCATATTAGCCGCTTGAAATAAAAATATTGCCGCGAGAGTGAGCATTAATGGCAACGTTAATACTTTGCTTTTGGCAGCTGAGCTCGACTCTTTCGACACCGGATAAGACGGTAAGAAAGGCAGCATGAGCAGTGTTACTAAGGTAAAGGCAATCAATGAGATAAATAAAATACCTGTGCCGTATACCGGTACCATGGCCGGTAAAAACATAATGCCTAAGCCACCCAAACCCCATTGAATAAATAACAGATAACCGAAGGTTTTATCGGACTCGGTGGTTCGCGACATAATACAAAAGCCGATACCAACCAACAGACCGCCGGTGATACCATGCAAACCGCGAACCGCGATCATAACGCTTGCCGACTCAATATAAACACATAGCAAATCAATCACTAATAACGACATGAGTAAGCCATAAGACCAGCGACGCCAATTGATTTTTTTGATCATTAATACCGCAGCAAACGAGCCAATAGCCGCACCATATAAATTGGCACTACTGACAAACCCGGCTTGCTGATTGGTAAACATCAAACCTTCTTTTAAGCCGTTCACAAGGGCAGGCATAATATTGACGTAGAATATCCCTGCGGTTGCCAAAAAGGCTAAACAAACCCGGGCGATAGCTGAATTTGGTGCCAATTTATAGCTTTTGTTCATGGGATTCTCATTACTGGTTGATGTTGCCGTCATGTGGTTTGTTCCATTGTTTATTCGCTATCAAGCAAGTCAGCTTGCTGCAGAATGTTCTGCATAGGCTGGAGTTGCTGCTGATAGTGACGCCATTTATTGACTGATTTATTGTGAATGGATTGACGCACTTGACTGGCACTGGCGGTGGTCACATGAGTCGATGAGTTTTCAATGTTGGCGTAGTTGTCATGCCACTGCAATTGTAAGAACTGGTACAAGGCTTTGCCTTGTTGTTGTGGATCGGCAACCAAGTCTTCATATTGCAACTGATAAATGCTGTCGCCGCAAAGTTGTTGCCAATGTTGCATCAACTGGCGATAGGCAACGTAGTATTGTGCCAACTCGGTTTGCTCATAGGAAAATGGATAAACCTGCTGAAACAAGGTCTTGTAAACCGCATAACAGGTATCCATAGGATCGCGTTGAACATGGATAAACTTGGCATTAGGAATGGCGGCTTTAATTAAGCCAACATACAAATAATTTAGTGGTAACTTATCGCTAAACATGCGCTTATCAACGAGTTTTTCCGAAAACTGTTGCTGTACTGATTGGCTATAGCGCTGACCAAGCTGAGCAAAGTCTACCTCACTGGCGCAACGTACAAATTGTTGTGCGCTATTAATCGGTTTTTTCAGCTGTCGGGTAAGTTGTGATAACACACTGGAAAAATGATTTAATTCTCCAAGTGGCTGAATCTGTTGCGACATTGCTAATAGCTGATCCACCATGGTTGAACCGACTCTAGGCATGCCGATGATAAACACAGGTGCCAATGAATTATTGTCTACTGGTGTCGAACCATGTTGTTGCAGCCAATTGGCATCAAATGTCTCTTTAATGCTATCAATTATCTTAGTGTCTTGATTTATGTCGTAATTAAGGTGTTTTCGGCGCAGCTGGCAACCTTTATCAAGATGCTTAAAGGCGTGCTCATATTGCTGCAAATCTTCGTAGCTTTTTGCTAACGCAAACTGCACTTGCACCGTATCCTTAGCTGACAATGATTGGTCAACAAGGCTGTGCAATTGTTCTATGTAATTGCCTTGCTTGGTTTGCTTGCGCAAGTCCACCCGCAAACAATGGGCGTCAACATCTCGTGGGTTTAATTCGATGGCTTTCGTTAAGCTGCGTTCGGCGTCAACCAAGTCGCCTTGATGGCGTTGCACCGCACCGAGACTGTAATAATGTTGATGATTGCTGGCATCTTTATTGATTGCCGATTGGTAATGTTGAATGGCGAGCTTTGGTGAATCGAGTTGGCTCAGCAGCAGCGCTAATTGATTATCTTGATTGGCGCTTAAGGTCTGCGAACTCAGTTGTTGCACCAGCTTTTTGGCCTTGGCATATTGTTGACCTTGCAGTGCAAGCTTGGCTAATTGCAATTGCCAGTTAGGGTTGTTATTGAGTGCACAAGCTTTGTCTAAACTAGTCAAAGCGACATTGAGGTTACCGCTAGCTAGGGCGACTTGATTGGTAAAATACCAACTGTTGGCGCAATCGGGATAGTCGTGATTTAACGACCGGCTAACAGCGATAGCTTGTTGTAATTGTTTGTTTTTAAGGTATTCAACACCTTGATTTAGCCGTTGTTGTTTTAAGCTGAATTGACTCATTTAAGCATTTCTTTTTGCTTTATCATAGCGACAGAATACAAACAATGGAACCATGACGTTTGCCATGGCTCCATTATTTGCAGGGAGTTAGAATTTATAGGAAATTGCCGCACCGATAGTGCGAGGTGTGGCTATATATTCTTTTTGGTTATTACCGTAGTAGTTTTCAAATGCGCCTGTATCGGTAGATAAGTAAGCATCTGGGTAACTTGCGGTAACCCCTTCTTCATTGCCGATATTTTTCGCGTATACAGTCAAACCCCAATTATCCATTAGGAACTGCACTGATGCGTTAAAGATAGTGAAACTATCGAACTCATCGTAAATCGTGCTGGTTTCTGAAATATGGTTGGTTGTATCTGACTGATAGTAAGCGGAGATATTAGACAACATCTCAATTTCATCGGTTAATTGCATGGTGTGATTCAAGCTGGCTGAAAATACATTCTCAGCTACGCCCGGTAAACTTGCGCCTGACTCTGCCACTATGCCACCGGTTTGCGGTTGAATAACATCATCGCTAAGCTCGGCATCGGTGTAAGAGTAACCAAAGTGCATGTTAAGGTTTTGCGATACAGCAATGTTGAATTCAGCTTCAAAACCTTTGGTTTCTGCTGATTCACCATTTTGTGCCATAAAGAATGCCCACCAGGCGGTACCGGTATTTAGCTGCGGATCTTCCCAATCAACAAAATAAATATCAGCTGAGAAAGAGTACCAATCACCAAAGCCTTTTAAACCAAGCTCATAGTTTTTCACGGTATCTTTTTCAAAGGTCTCAACTGTCTCTGGATTAAGCTCTGCAAATGGACCGTCGGTCGGAATTGCATTTGAGCCACCGCGACGGAAACCTTCAGAGTAGGTTGCGTAAGTCATCAAGGTATCGCTAATGTCGTAAGCCAAGTTAAACTTCAGCAATACATCATCTTCATCCTGATCTGGAAAGTCTTCAAAAGGAATCTCGCGAGGTTGACCATAATAAGCATTAATCGCCGTTTCATTTTCCAGGCTGTTATCAAACCAACGCGCGCCAGCAGTCAAGTGCAAGTCATCGGTTAGATGATAGGTAAGCTCACCGTATATCGCCAAATCTTCAAAGGTTTCTTTACGAATATAGGTGAAATCCTTATCTGTTGGCGCACCGACCCACCAAGACCAACATGGTGCATCATCCGGCAATTCATTACAGGCAACACCGTATTCTTCTAAACCACGTAAGTGTGAGAAGTTATTGGTTTCGCGATCTTGGTCCATATAGTAAACACCAAGGATCCAATCAATCTTGTCGTTGCCATCATTATTTGAAACGAGGCGTAATTCTTGAACCAATGCTTCCTCATCAAAACCCGCTTCAACATGTGATGCAGGTCTTGGGTTACCGCGATACCAGGCGTTGTACCAGTCACGACCGCCAGATACCCACAAGCCTGTGTTATCACGCCAGCCGTTACCGTCATGTTCATAAAACGAGGTGTTTGATGTCAATGTGGCAAAACCGAGATCTGCGCTTAGTTCTAAACTGGTCAATGACATATCGCGTTCAGAAGGCTCAAGTAAGGTTGAACCGTTATCGTATTCACCGTATTCGTTGCCAAGATAATCTGCACCACGAGTGACCGCACGGCGACCGCCGATTTCATCTTCTTGGTAATGATGTGTCAAAAGTAAGTTAACGTTATCAGTAACTTCCCAACCAAAAGCAACCTTAACGTAAGTGATTTCTACGGTATCAACATCGTCTTTGCTTTCATAACAAGCACCGTTATAAACGATTTCGTCGGCAGTTAAACCACTGTCGCGAGGACTCGCACAGCTGCCATCATCAGCTTCGACCATTGGGATGCCATTGTCGTCGAGCTTATACAATAATGGGTGATCAATAACCCCGTCATTATCAATATGGCTCAACACAATACGTACCGCAGACTTGTCGGTGATAGGCATATTGAACATACCGTCAAATGCCATGTTTTCGCCATCTGAACCGTCTGTTTGGCCGATATCAAATTTGAAACTACCTTCGGTTAAATCCGCATCAGGACGATTCATGATGTAACGCACGGTACCACCTAAGGCACCAGAGCCGTATAGCGTACCTTGTGGGCCACGCAATACTTCCACACGTTGTAAATCTTTCAGTAAGAAGTTAGCAAATACAGGTGTGCTATCGACATAAGTGGCAACGGTTGGTGCGGTAGATAAACCTACGTTGGCACCGGCTACGCCATTATCAACATTGATACCACGAACAACCATAGAGTTGGCAAGTGCGCCGTTACGGTGACCGCGGTCAATGATGGTGATACCAGCGACGTTACGCAGTAATTCGGTGTTGTCGACGATATTGTTGCGTTCGATGTCGCTGCCTAATACCGAGGAAATATTAAAAGGCAATTCTTCTTGTGCAACCAGGCGGTGAGTAGCCGTTACCTGAATACGTTCGATTTGTGCCTCATCAGTCTCTGCGCTGGCTTGCTCTTCGGCATAGCTCATCGCTGGCATGCTGACTAACAGCGCTGTGCTGATAGCCGAGGCAATACTCGATCGATTAAAGGTTACTCTTGTCATAGTGGGCTCCGTATTGTTGTTTTTTTCGCCTGTTTTGAGAGTAGACCAGTCAACCACTATCTCTTAGTACCAGTTCAAGAGATATAATAGGTCCAGTTCAGAGGCTCGCTAATTTAAATCATTACTTAGTTTTTTTGGTTGGCACTTCCAGTGCGCCAAGTTTATTTAATTCTTTGTTTTTAATTGCTTTATCTTGATAGATAGGGAATTCAACCGAGTTGTCTCTAAAGCTTTTTAATACTTGTCCAAGGCCGTGCAAGCCACGCTCGCGATTATGGCGTACTTGGTTAAAATCAATCTCGATAGGGATAATTTCGCTGTCGGCCGTGGCTTGATATACCACTCCACCATCTGGGCCAACCACAATCGATTGACCATTACCCGTGTCACTCGCAGCGTTAATGGAAAATACATAGGCTTGGTTACTGGCTGCCGTTGCTTGCGCCATTGCCAGCTCTACTGGTCGGTCAATGGTGCCAGTTAGTGTTGGGTAAACCAGCACTTCTGCACCTTGGCAAGCCATGCTGCGTGCCACTTCACCGAACCACAGGTCATAACAAATCGCCACCCCAATACGGCCACCAGGTACATCAAAGACGACACATTCTGAGCCCGCTGCCACATCGCTTTCATATGGGTAAAAAGGATATATTTTTCTATATCTTTCAATGACTTCACCCTGGTTATTGATAACGCTGGCGGTATTGTATATTTGCTCATCAAGTTGTTCGTAATGACTGCCCGGTATTAACCAAACGTTAAGCTCTTTTGCTAACTGACAATAAAATTGTTCTGTTTTAGAGGGGAGCGGCTCAGCATGGGCTTTATCTGTACCAAAGGTGGCCAATTCACTGAACACTATCATGTCAACCCAAGGAAACCGACGTTTGGTTTCTTTAATTTTGCTGGTTATCAATGGCAGGTTGTCTTGCTCGGGTAAACGCAGTTGTAAACCGGCAATGGCAAAATGACTCATGAAATTCGCCTCTTATGGGTCGTATAGATTGATTGGATGATTTTTAAGCTAAAGGATTGCTTGAATATTGGTTAGTACCAGATTGATGTTATTTATGGTGCCAGTTTGCTGGCAAGTGAATTGGCACCGCTATCAAGATCTTGCAAGGTGGGTTGTGGCGGGGTGTTCGCGGCAATAGTCCAGTTGGCGTACAAAACAATAATTTTGATCGAACCACTTCATTTCATCACCGTCCATGATCACATAAAAGCCTTTCATCTCACCATAACCCCATAAATTCCATTTTCGGTAGTACATGCCGTTATGGATCCACCAACGGCCACTATCGACTTCATTATCGTTGCCGCCGGTGCGACCTAACATCACGCCATTTTCTTTAAGCTCTATGGTGCAAGGCACGCCATAGACCATTTGGCACTCAAGGATTGAGCCGGGCAGAACATGCTGTAATTCATCATCAGTGAGTAATTTACCTTTGGCGCTAGATAAGGTTTCTTCATGCTCTTGGGTCAGTTGGTGAATTAAGTCAGCAAGTTTTTCTACGCCTTCACGTATGCGATCGTTAGCAATACTGGTGATACCCATGCGAAAGCAATTGCTCGGATATGACGTACCGGCAAAATAGCGCTTTACAGGCTCGATTAAGATGCCGTGTTCGACCGCCTTTTGGCGTAAATATTCACCGTCTAATTGTTTTGGCCCTGTAATCCAATAAGCGGTACCCCCTTGGATAGGTCCAGTATTGATACAATCAGGAAGGTAGATGTTTAATGCTTCTCGCAGGGTCAGCCAACGCTCAAAAAATACTTGATGCAAATGCATCATATAGGCGTCGTAATAGCCCATCGACAAAAAGTAAGCTACTGAACGCTGATTGTTCAAGGGTGGATTGCGTAACATCAGTTTACGTATTTTCTTAAGCTCGGTAATGACGCTAGGATCGGCAACGATAAAACCAAGCTGCACACCAGAGGCGATGACCTTTGACAGACATGAGATGTAAACCACTCGATTGTCTTTATCTAGGCTGCGTAATGCCGGGTGTGGTTGACCTAAAAAATTACTCTCAAATTCAAAATCATCTTCAATAATCAATAAATCTTGTTGCTGGGCTTTGCTCAGTAGCTCGTCTCGTCGATCCATTGGCATGGTGA belongs to Thalassotalea sp. HSM 43 and includes:
- a CDS encoding tetratricopeptide repeat-containing sulfotransferase family protein — encoded protein: MSQFSLKQQRLNQGVEYLKNKQLQQAIAVSRSLNHDYPDCANSWYFTNQVALASGNLNVALTSLDKACALNNNPNWQLQLAKLALQGQQYAKAKKLVQQLSSQTLSANQDNQLALLLSQLDSPKLAIQHYQSAINKDASNHQHYYSLGAVQRHQGDLVDAERSLTKAIELNPRDVDAHCLRVDLRKQTKQGNYIEQLHSLVDQSLSAKDTVQVQFALAKSYEDLQQYEHAFKHLDKGCQLRRKHLNYDINQDTKIIDSIKETFDANWLQQHGSTPVDNNSLAPVFIIGMPRVGSTMVDQLLAMSQQIQPLGELNHFSSVLSQLTRQLKKPINSAQQFVRCASEVDFAQLGQRYSQSVQQQFSEKLVDKRMFSDKLPLNYLYVGLIKAAIPNAKFIHVQRDPMDTCYAVYKTLFQQVYPFSYEQTELAQYYVAYRQLMQHWQQLCGDSIYQLQYEDLVADPQQQGKALYQFLQLQWHDNYANIENSSTHVTTASASQVRQSIHNKSVNKWRHYQQQLQPMQNILQQADLLDSE
- a CDS encoding TonB-dependent receptor, with translation MTRVTFNRSSIASAISTALLVSMPAMSYAEEQASAETDEAQIERIQVTATHRLVAQEELPFNISSVLGSDIERNNIVDNTELLRNVAGITIIDRGHRNGALANSMVVRGINVDNGVAGANVGLSTAPTVATYVDSTPVFANFLLKDLQRVEVLRGPQGTLYGSGALGGTVRYIMNRPDADLTEGSFKFDIGQTDGSDGENMAFDGMFNMPITDKSAVRIVLSHIDNDGVIDHPLLYKLDDNGIPMVEADDGSCASPRDSGLTADEIVYNGACYESKDDVDTVEITYVKVAFGWEVTDNVNLLLTHHYQEDEIGGRRAVTRGADYLGNEYGEYDNGSTLLEPSERDMSLTSLELSADLGFATLTSNTSFYEHDGNGWRDNTGLWVSGGRDWYNAWYRGNPRPASHVEAGFDEEALVQELRLVSNNDGNDKIDWILGVYYMDQDRETNNFSHLRGLEEYGVACNELPDDAPCWSWWVGAPTDKDFTYIRKETFEDLAIYGELTYHLTDDLHLTAGARWFDNSLENETAINAYYGQPREIPFEDFPDQDEDDVLLKFNLAYDISDTLMTYATYSEGFRRGGSNAIPTDGPFAELNPETVETFEKDTVKNYELGLKGFGDWYSFSADIYFVDWEDPQLNTGTAWWAFFMAQNGESAETKGFEAEFNIAVSQNLNMHFGYSYTDAELSDDVIQPQTGGIVAESGASLPGVAENVFSASLNHTMQLTDEIEMLSNISAYYQSDTTNHISETSTIYDEFDSFTIFNASVQFLMDNWGLTVYAKNIGNEEGVTASYPDAYLSTDTGAFENYYGNNQKEYIATPRTIGAAISYKF
- a CDS encoding glutathione S-transferase family protein — protein: MRLLSSDFSPYSTRVRIQIRKKSLPIDICAPEPALRTPEFLNKYPLGKIPVLELDDGRHLAESWTIMQYLEQVYPEVSLSSDDAFSVAQMSQIGRYADLHLGPSLFPMFRAVLLSLELNIDDEVAAIKAELNKGDRLLAGQDLNRSVNIADIALATTMFFTLETPKLFNIKNLLADYDNLNAWWQWVQKDADVALGIDEMNRAFKGFVAASKQAS
- a CDS encoding GntR family transcriptional regulator is translated as MTFEELLSDPRLGQALKSDVPTPLYHQVYLFLKEKIHLGEIPFGEKMPTEHQLSEAFSVSRITAKRAMDELAEEGYISRRRGKGSHVIYKHRAEQLKAPLSGLLENLKTLGQETEVRSITFQKAVPPLDIQERFGIGPDEELIQSVRVRMSDGQPFGYYVSWTRDIGELYSEQSLYNSSRMEIFRKAGIQLDKVQQSVTATLSNMDTALVLEIPTGRPLLLLDRSMYDADGKLFDHLYAIYRPDKYQFDMEFSMK
- a CDS encoding ferric reductase-like transmembrane domain-containing protein, which gives rise to MKRIDIAYWLIIISFTLLWLTSEFPFDAPMTVRIFKHAYMQYTGVMATLLMSVVTIMSLRIPTINHCLDGLDKVYRLHKWLGISALVFAVLHWFGDGIAPLLAKSGLFAVIETKQMARIHGDHLFSQELRDSAKTIGEIGVYVVILFVSIALMDKIPYHLFKKTHKWISVIYLLLVFHSVILTKEDYWLSAFGLGYGLIMLLGSLAAIAALLGKIGASKKTAGKIIKLTPYDDVGVIEATIEMQPGWPGHIAGQFAFLTSNNHEGAHPYTISSDWCAERRQLVFTIKALGDWTNQLRGWLKLDMPVVVEGPYGDFNFNDKCTRQIWIGAGIGITPFIAKMRDRLHSPDTKPIDLFVCASDENARIQRKLELLAKKANVSIHWYIQEKLSAEKIRQLVPEWHHASVWFCGPAPFGESVKNDMRKAGMKRADFHQELFQFR
- a CDS encoding MFS transporter, with the translated sequence MTATSTSNENPMNKSYKLAPNSAIARVCLAFLATAGIFYVNIMPALVNGLKEGLMFTNQQAGFVSSANLYGAAIGSFAAVLMIKKINWRRWSYGLLMSLLVIDLLCVYIESASVMIAVRGLHGITGGLLVGIGFCIMSRTTESDKTFGYLLFIQWGLGGLGIMFLPAMVPVYGTGILFISLIAFTLVTLLMLPFLPSYPVSKESSSAAKSKVLTLPLMLTLAAIFLFQAANMGLFAYVIGLGKAEGLSLDFMSPALAMASWIALLGSFLVIIIGTKFGRSLPILLSVMLTAICTWLLHYSEVESIYLITNVVIGITWAFALSYLFGLCSEFDKAGQMAALGGFASKMGLASGPMVAAMLLGDDHYGLVINISAMALVACALIAMQPAITIDKRISRGQNS
- a CDS encoding VOC family protein is translated as MRAVIKSSETGQSVLGQVLAEQLIGLAHVGYIVEDLQSSIATFKRIYGIDDQDITVFPDFSQHDAATRFAFLDLKGTQVELIQALAEPFTSLLANANSGGGGINHLAWQVADIDACMAILATQGITPGYVTPDGIVDMGVKKMVYLDPHSIDGHYLELIEVTATQ